The following are from one region of the Balneolaceae bacterium genome:
- the ccsA gene encoding cytochrome c biogenesis protein CcsA: protein MIAEAGRWFIYLAFISSIITMGLYAFASIKENKKAERLSNWIWGFKGVLVIGASVALVYLIMTHQFQYYYVWNYTSLDLETKYLFSALYGGQEGSFLLWIFFGFFVGLGLIKWTRKPYRGPVMFVMALTQFFLLSMILGLDLGIAKIGASPFRTIAQEMPNAPFLQANPDFVPQDGTGLNDLLKSPWMMIHPPIIFLGFSMMTVPFAFAIASLWTKTYHGWIRPALPWTLAANLSLLTAIFLGGYWAYETLSFGGYWAWDPVENASLVPWLIGTAGIHAMIIQRKSRRAHKASLFFAILAYVSVIYQTFLTRSGVLSDQSVHSFVDLGLYNQLLAFILIVTFMGIGFYLYRYKDLPSPKDESKVLSREFMTFTGAMLLFILGLVIILGTSSPILGKLFVANPTPPEIQFYNNWSMPIAIIMAIATVVGQYLFWEKHNWESLAGELITPLLITSTVAVISIVMGNVTSLYYMIYIFAGWFTVIGNGTVLVKLLRKNPKLVGGTITHIGFGMLLLGIIASSVYTEPMLDPQTSNYNTRIEQGEVFDDEGFPITQKVEMFELKLNQPKLINDKYMVTYEGYELTNSPRPGQQNYRLKFESIEGDKTFYMSPEVYPMLTSSGPNSVEWSVDPHVRTGLMNDIYLYVAGSQYVEKRNEAIKENTENQSIVPVGDEEAIQDEQGEAQIIEISRGETTTVGPFTFTFRNFVPASEESLPENTQIGIRSLIHIEHEPSGRAFEAEPLFAVYTEEEKSYTYSPPIEIPEWQMNVLFSSVHPDSDSIELSVYGLDENFEEDWVLVVAEQKPFVSVVWMGTFLLMAGFSISIFRHWAREKNTAEKE, encoded by the coding sequence ATGATTGCCGAAGCAGGACGCTGGTTTATTTATCTCGCTTTTATCTCTTCTATTATTACTATGGGGTTGTATGCCTTTGCCTCAATCAAAGAAAACAAAAAGGCTGAACGGTTGTCCAACTGGATTTGGGGATTCAAAGGGGTCCTTGTCATAGGGGCTTCCGTTGCGCTCGTTTACCTTATTATGACGCATCAGTTCCAATACTATTATGTGTGGAACTACACAAGCCTTGATCTCGAAACCAAATATCTCTTTTCAGCTCTTTATGGAGGACAAGAGGGGAGTTTTCTGCTGTGGATTTTCTTTGGATTCTTTGTTGGACTTGGTCTGATCAAATGGACCCGGAAACCGTATCGGGGGCCGGTTATGTTTGTGATGGCATTGACACAGTTTTTCCTTCTTTCTATGATTTTGGGTTTGGATCTTGGAATTGCAAAAATCGGGGCTTCTCCTTTTCGAACCATTGCCCAGGAGATGCCAAATGCCCCTTTTTTACAAGCTAATCCCGACTTCGTACCGCAGGATGGAACCGGTTTGAATGATCTGTTGAAAAGCCCATGGATGATGATTCATCCACCTATCATATTTCTTGGGTTTTCAATGATGACCGTACCTTTTGCCTTTGCAATCGCATCTCTCTGGACTAAAACATATCACGGGTGGATTCGACCTGCTCTCCCCTGGACACTCGCAGCGAATCTGTCACTATTGACAGCTATTTTTCTCGGTGGTTATTGGGCGTATGAAACACTTTCGTTCGGTGGTTACTGGGCGTGGGATCCAGTTGAAAATGCATCTCTTGTTCCCTGGTTAATCGGAACAGCCGGAATTCATGCGATGATCATCCAGCGGAAAAGTCGCCGGGCTCATAAAGCCTCTCTCTTTTTTGCAATACTGGCTTACGTCTCCGTAATCTATCAAACCTTTTTAACGCGCTCGGGCGTACTGTCAGATCAATCCGTTCACAGTTTTGTAGATCTGGGGCTGTATAACCAGTTGCTTGCTTTTATACTGATCGTCACATTTATGGGAATTGGGTTCTATCTCTATCGTTATAAAGATCTTCCATCCCCTAAAGACGAGTCCAAAGTTTTGAGCCGGGAATTTATGACCTTTACCGGCGCAATGCTTCTTTTTATACTCGGTTTAGTTATAATTCTGGGAACAAGCTCGCCCATATTAGGAAAGCTATTTGTTGCTAATCCCACACCGCCTGAGATCCAGTTTTACAATAACTGGAGTATGCCGATTGCAATTATTATGGCCATTGCCACAGTTGTGGGACAGTATCTTTTTTGGGAGAAACACAACTGGGAAAGCCTGGCTGGAGAGTTGATTACCCCGCTTCTTATCACATCAACCGTGGCTGTTATTTCAATTGTCATGGGGAATGTTACTTCTCTCTATTATATGATTTATATCTTTGCCGGTTGGTTTACAGTGATTGGAAATGGAACTGTATTGGTAAAATTATTGAGAAAAAATCCAAAACTGGTTGGGGGTACTATTACACATATCGGGTTTGGAATGCTTTTGTTAGGAATTATTGCTTCTTCTGTTTACACCGAGCCGATGCTGGATCCGCAAACCTCCAATTACAACACCCGGATTGAACAGGGAGAAGTTTTTGATGATGAAGGTTTTCCCATCACACAAAAAGTGGAAATGTTTGAGCTTAAACTCAATCAGCCCAAATTAATTAATGACAAATATATGGTGACGTACGAGGGATACGAACTCACCAATTCGCCTCGGCCCGGACAACAAAATTATCGTCTGAAATTCGAATCGATTGAAGGAGACAAAACTTTTTATATGTCTCCGGAAGTTTACCCCATGTTAACATCCTCGGGACCCAATAGCGTTGAATGGTCTGTTGATCCCCATGTTAGAACAGGTCTGATGAATGACATCTATCTATATGTAGCGGGAAGTCAATACGTAGAAAAGCGAAATGAGGCGATTAAGGAGAATACAGAAAATCAGTCCATTGTACCAGTTGGTGATGAAGAAGCTATCCAGGATGAGCAGGGAGAAGCTCAAATAATTGAGATCAGCCGCGGCGAAACAACAACTGTAGGACCGTTTACATTTACATTCAGGAATTTCGTACCGGCCAGTGAAGAATCACTCCCTGAAAATACACAAATTGGAATTCGTTCCTTGATACATATTGAACACGAACCCTCCGGGCGGGCTTTTGAGGCTGAACCTCTTTTTGCCGTTTATACGGAAGAAGAGAAGAGCTACACCTATTCACCACCTATTGAAATTCCGGAGTGGCAAATGAATGTACTCTTCAGCAGTGTTCACCCTGATTCAGACTCCATAGAACTGAGTGTCTATGGTTTGGATGAAAACTTTGAAGAAGATTGGGTGCTGGTTGTTGCCGAACAGAAACCGTTTGTATCCGTAGTATGGATGGGAACGTTTTTACTGATGGCCGGTTTTTCCATATCAATTTTCCGCCATTGGGCACGAGAGAAAAATACCGCTGAGAAAGAATAA
- a CDS encoding STAS domain-containing protein codes for MSFNVSEKYNCVIISFKGNVMGGPDAVSLNEELHELIEKEKTNVVVDLGKVKFMNSSGLGMLIGALTTMKKAGGDLRIANPTDKIESLLIITKLITVFKHYKTLDEAIASYQDEE; via the coding sequence ATGAGTTTTAATGTTTCTGAAAAATACAACTGTGTAATTATCTCGTTTAAAGGTAATGTGATGGGCGGACCTGATGCCGTCAGTTTGAATGAAGAACTTCATGAGTTAATAGAAAAAGAGAAAACCAATGTTGTGGTTGATCTCGGAAAAGTAAAATTTATGAATTCATCAGGGTTGGGAATGCTTATTGGAGCACTCACAACCATGAAGAAAGCCGGCGGAGATCTGCGCATTGCAAATCCTACCGACAAAATTGAAAGCTTGCTCATTATCACAAAACTCATTACTGTATTCAAACACTATAAAACACTGGATGAAGCTATTGCTTCATACCAGGATGAAGAGTAG
- a CDS encoding DUF2237 domain-containing protein, protein MKFQSRNVFGEPIKTCSNEPMTGFYRNGCCDSGDEDHGDHMVCAIMTTEFLKFSKSKGNDLSTPIPQYNFPGLKPGDRWCLCAPRWKEAYDAGMAPDVVLEATNELVLNVVSMDMLLEYAYKEGQKAD, encoded by the coding sequence ATGAAATTTCAATCCAGAAATGTTTTTGGCGAACCCATTAAAACCTGCAGTAATGAACCCATGACCGGTTTTTACAGAAATGGCTGTTGCGATTCGGGAGATGAGGATCATGGGGATCATATGGTCTGTGCCATCATGACCACAGAATTTCTCAAGTTTTCCAAATCGAAAGGGAATGATCTCTCCACTCCAATTCCTCAGTATAATTTTCCCGGCTTAAAACCCGGCGACCGATGGTGCCTTTGTGCTCCCAGGTGGAAAGAAGCCTATGATGCCGGCATGGCCCCCGACGTTGTTCTTGAAGCAACAAACGAGCTGGTTCTAAATGTGGTTTCTATGGATATGCTTTTAGAATATGCTTATAAGGAAGGGCAAAAAGCGGATTAA
- a CDS encoding cytochrome c maturation protein CcmE → MKPKLIIGIVSIIVFTSLLMYNFGNSISTYVNFEEAEGRSSSHVVGVWDSSEEYGFSRETMQFTFHMEDRAGNVRKVVYARPKPNNFEQATQLVVIGELRNNVFYANEMLMKCPSKYNDSPDFEKASATES, encoded by the coding sequence ATGAAACCTAAATTAATTATTGGCATTGTATCTATCATTGTTTTTACATCACTGTTGATGTACAATTTTGGCAACAGTATTAGTACCTACGTGAATTTTGAAGAAGCAGAAGGGCGATCATCTTCACATGTGGTAGGTGTATGGGATTCCTCAGAAGAGTATGGATTTTCGAGAGAAACCATGCAGTTTACATTCCATATGGAAGACCGGGCCGGGAATGTTCGAAAAGTGGTTTATGCCCGTCCGAAACCAAATAATTTTGAGCAGGCTACTCAGCTTGTTGTTATCGGTGAGTTAAGAAATAATGTTTTTTACGCAAACGAAATGCTCATGAAATGCCCGTCTAAATACAACGATTCGCCCGATTTTGAAAAGGCAAGTGCCACAGAGAGTTAG
- a CDS encoding adenylosuccinate synthase — MSVRIVIGAQWGDEGKGKIVDLLSSDAQYVVRYQGGANAGHTLKFDDTTIVLHLIPSGLFNGNSKCIIGNGVVIDPIALVEELEEVQSHDINLEGRLFISSSAHLILPYHKVLDNVKEKNRGSDAIGTTGRGIGPAYVSKVSRIGIRMDDLIDEVTLNEKIRKNLNDINRALENVYGEDPLDADEMIEQLRPAIETVKPFVCNTSQILHQAIEDGESILLEGAQGSLLDVDHGTYPYVTSSCPTAGGACTGSGIPPLAITQAMGITKAYCTRVGNGPFPTELNGESGELLRKSGEEFGATTGRPRRCGWLDLVALKYAVQLNGMNELALTKLDVLDEFDEIKVCTEYKLDGETTKTFPLDTENVEKVKPVYKSFKGWNSSTREASTFDDLPENAKKYIAFLENYIGVKFNIISTGPKRSETIVR, encoded by the coding sequence ATGTCTGTTCGAATTGTTATTGGTGCCCAGTGGGGAGATGAAGGAAAAGGAAAAATTGTTGACTTGTTGAGTTCTGATGCTCAATATGTTGTTCGATACCAGGGAGGTGCAAATGCTGGCCACACCCTGAAGTTCGATGATACCACAATTGTTCTGCATCTGATTCCATCTGGACTTTTTAATGGAAACTCAAAATGTATTATTGGCAACGGTGTTGTAATAGATCCCATTGCACTCGTTGAAGAACTCGAAGAAGTTCAATCTCACGATATTAACCTGGAGGGCAGGCTTTTTATCAGTAGCTCTGCACACCTGATTCTTCCCTATCACAAAGTCCTCGATAATGTAAAAGAAAAAAACCGTGGTAGTGATGCCATTGGTACAACGGGGCGTGGTATCGGCCCGGCGTATGTCAGTAAAGTTTCCCGGATTGGCATTCGTATGGATGATCTGATTGATGAGGTGACTTTGAATGAAAAAATCCGCAAAAATCTAAACGACATAAACAGAGCCCTCGAAAATGTATATGGGGAAGATCCGCTGGACGCTGATGAGATGATTGAACAGTTACGACCGGCAATTGAAACTGTCAAGCCATTTGTTTGTAACACCTCACAAATTCTCCATCAGGCTATTGAAGATGGTGAATCTATTCTTCTTGAAGGAGCTCAGGGTAGTTTACTGGATGTAGATCATGGAACGTATCCATATGTTACTTCCTCCTGTCCTACAGCGGGCGGAGCCTGTACGGGAAGTGGAATTCCTCCGCTGGCCATTACTCAAGCAATGGGTATTACAAAAGCCTACTGTACAAGAGTAGGTAACGGGCCTTTTCCTACGGAATTGAACGGCGAGAGCGGCGAACTGCTTAGAAAAAGCGGTGAGGAATTTGGAGCAACTACCGGCCGGCCGAGACGCTGTGGATGGCTTGACTTGGTTGCCCTGAAATACGCCGTTCAACTTAATGGCATGAATGAACTTGCACTCACCAAACTCGATGTGCTGGATGAATTCGATGAGATCAAAGTTTGTACTGAATACAAGCTGGATGGTGAAACAACAAAAACCTTTCCGCTTGATACCGAAAATGTTGAGAAAGTGAAACCTGTTTACAAATCATTTAAAGGATGGAACTCTTCAACACGAGAGGCCTCCACTTTTGATGATCTGCCCGAAAATGCCAAAAAATATATTGCATTCCTTGAAAATTATATCGGTGTGAAGTTCAATATAATATCAACTGGCCCAAAACGATCTGAGACCATTGTTAGGTAA
- the hisI gene encoding phosphoribosyl-AMP cyclohydrolase, whose product MDKNSTNPIEEGTELQLQFEKRDGLLPVVVQEYSSGEILMIASVNGEAVNQTIKTGKATFWSTSRNKLWVKGETSGNTLLVEEILVDCDQDALVYKVVLDGDGACHTKNKDGIPRTSCFYRKLNLNTLELDFLEK is encoded by the coding sequence ATGGACAAGAACTCTACGAATCCGATTGAAGAAGGAACTGAACTTCAATTGCAATTTGAGAAACGAGATGGCCTTCTGCCGGTTGTTGTACAAGAATATTCCTCTGGTGAAATATTAATGATTGCATCCGTAAACGGCGAAGCGGTCAATCAAACGATAAAAACAGGAAAAGCCACGTTTTGGAGTACCAGCAGAAATAAACTTTGGGTAAAGGGTGAAACTTCAGGAAATACACTTCTGGTTGAGGAGATATTGGTTGATTGCGACCAGGATGCATTAGTTTACAAAGTCGTTCTTGATGGAGATGGTGCCTGCCATACCAAAAATAAGGATGGCATTCCAAGAACTTCCTGTTTTTACAGGAAACTAAATTTAAATACTCTTGAATTAGATTTTTTAGAAAAATGA
- the secF gene encoding protein translocase subunit SecF, translating into MRWFETPSFDFIKATKVAYFLSGSLIIISIFAIFTMGLTYGIDFRGGQEFVFDFENAVDVVEIRSELSEPLGTTPEVKLFGSESEILLRVDTEEDITQTRELIMSEFSSLYPDNPVTVQKTDLVGPRFAEDLRVGALYSIIFALAVVFIYIFIRFKGWYFSAGAIAALAHDVLIVLGIFTIMAKFAPFDVSIDQTIIAAFLTIVGYSLNDTVVVFDRIRENSLVYKTMDFKDMINKSLNDTLSRTVITSVTTLFVVTVLFIFGGEVLKGFAFALVIGVILGTYSSLFVASALVVELQKRAMQAKS; encoded by the coding sequence ATGAGATGGTTTGAAACACCAAGTTTTGATTTTATTAAAGCCACAAAAGTAGCCTATTTCCTGTCAGGTTCATTAATTATCATTTCAATTTTTGCAATTTTTACAATGGGTCTGACATACGGAATTGATTTCCGGGGCGGGCAGGAATTTGTATTCGACTTTGAAAATGCGGTAGATGTTGTCGAGATAAGAAGTGAACTTAGCGAGCCTCTCGGTACAACCCCGGAAGTAAAACTATTTGGTTCCGAAAGCGAAATTCTTCTGCGTGTTGATACAGAAGAAGATATCACCCAAACCCGGGAGTTGATCATGTCTGAATTCAGCAGCTTGTATCCAGACAACCCGGTAACGGTTCAAAAAACCGACCTTGTAGGGCCTCGTTTTGCTGAGGATCTGCGTGTAGGAGCTCTGTACTCCATTATCTTTGCCCTGGCGGTTGTCTTCATCTATATCTTTATAAGGTTTAAGGGCTGGTATTTCTCAGCCGGAGCCATTGCGGCACTTGCGCATGACGTTCTCATTGTGCTGGGAATTTTCACGATAATGGCAAAATTTGCTCCCTTCGATGTAAGTATCGATCAAACCATTATTGCTGCATTCCTGACAATTGTAGGTTATTCTTTGAATGATACCGTAGTTGTTTTTGACCGTATCAGAGAAAATTCACTGGTGTATAAAACCATGGATTTCAAAGATATGATTAATAAAAGTTTAAACGATACTCTCAGCCGGACCGTAATCACATCAGTAACAACCTTGTTTGTGGTAACTGTGCTGTTTATCTTTGGAGGAGAGGTATTAAAAGGCTTTGCATTTGCACTCGTAATTGGTGTAATATTAGGTACTTACAGTTCTCTTTTTGTAGCAAGCGCGCTCGTTGTAGAACTTCAGAAACGGGCAATGCAGGCCAAATCATAA
- the secD gene encoding protein translocase subunit SecD, which translates to MKSQNNGFKIGSIVLFLGLTIYYLFPTIQWQLEQRHMENMVPSERVQYQEENAAKLQQLREESLSLGLDLQGGMYVTLEVGTPQLLQELAGEYADEELDEIIQTARDRAFEQRTDFIDEFVAEFESRNPDGLLSRYYRSDADNITRRSSNEEITNYLRQQRDEAVDRAMEIIRSRVDRYGVTEPSILQQGNNRIVVELPGVDDQERVRDLLRGTARLEFRLLPEPEEINAVKQQIADYFSNQMEQEQADTLQSDTLGQADDETTNLLEVFDLRGTNQHSFGYSAGRDTSTVNRLIQQEEVQSFIPRNMELMWGATPFAEDNGTELYELIAVRNQIELTGDVISEARVAFDPTTNAAEVSMSMNAEGARRWARITGANIGRPVAIVLDGYVYSYPTVQNKINNGRSSISGLGGVEEAEDLVNILLSGALPAPLDIIEERTVGASLGEDSIQAGLYSTLFGLVVVALFMIVYYRAGGGIADLALILNIIFILGILAAFNATLTLPGIAGIVLTIGMAVDANVLIFDRIREEMRGGKTLRAAIDNGYANAMSAIVDANVTTFFVAIILYSFGVGPIKGFAVTLMAGIVSSLFSAIVITRVVVDYLTRDKTADVNFG; encoded by the coding sequence ATGAAATCACAAAATAACGGATTTAAAATTGGTAGTATCGTCCTGTTTCTTGGCCTGACGATCTACTATCTGTTTCCAACCATACAATGGCAGCTGGAACAGAGACATATGGAAAATATGGTACCGTCTGAACGTGTACAGTACCAGGAAGAAAATGCAGCAAAATTACAGCAGCTTCGTGAGGAGTCACTCTCCCTGGGCCTTGATCTCCAGGGCGGTATGTATGTAACTCTTGAGGTTGGAACCCCCCAGTTGCTGCAGGAACTTGCCGGCGAATATGCGGATGAGGAACTTGATGAAATCATACAGACGGCAAGAGATCGGGCATTCGAACAGCGAACAGATTTTATTGATGAATTTGTAGCTGAATTTGAAAGCCGGAATCCCGATGGATTACTGAGCCGGTATTATCGTTCTGATGCAGATAACATTACGCGTCGATCTTCAAATGAAGAGATAACGAACTATCTCAGGCAACAACGCGACGAAGCAGTTGACCGGGCAATGGAAATTATCCGGTCTCGTGTAGACAGGTATGGAGTAACCGAACCTTCTATCCTTCAACAGGGGAACAACCGAATTGTAGTTGAGCTTCCCGGCGTGGACGATCAAGAGCGTGTTCGGGATCTTTTACGGGGAACAGCACGTCTTGAGTTCAGACTTCTGCCCGAACCGGAAGAGATCAACGCTGTAAAACAGCAAATTGCAGATTATTTCAGCAATCAGATGGAACAAGAACAGGCCGATACGTTACAATCTGACACATTGGGACAGGCTGATGATGAAACAACAAACCTGCTTGAAGTGTTTGATCTCCGAGGAACCAATCAACACTCTTTTGGATATTCCGCCGGACGAGACACATCTACTGTAAACAGGCTTATCCAACAGGAAGAAGTGCAGAGTTTCATACCAAGAAATATGGAACTGATGTGGGGAGCCACACCATTTGCAGAAGATAACGGCACCGAACTTTATGAATTGATAGCTGTCCGAAACCAGATAGAATTGACAGGTGATGTAATTTCGGAAGCCCGGGTGGCGTTCGATCCAACCACAAATGCTGCCGAAGTTTCCATGTCTATGAATGCTGAAGGGGCCCGGCGATGGGCTCGCATTACAGGTGCCAACATAGGACGGCCCGTAGCCATTGTACTGGATGGTTATGTCTACTCATATCCAACTGTTCAGAATAAAATCAACAACGGTCGATCCTCCATTTCAGGACTCGGCGGGGTTGAAGAAGCGGAAGACCTTGTAAACATTCTGCTTTCAGGTGCACTTCCCGCCCCGCTTGATATTATTGAAGAACGAACCGTGGGGGCATCACTTGGTGAAGATTCAATTCAAGCCGGTCTCTATTCCACTCTTTTTGGTCTTGTAGTTGTAGCACTTTTTATGATTGTTTATTACCGCGCTGGAGGTGGAATTGCCGATCTTGCACTGATTCTCAATATTATATTTATTCTTGGAATCCTGGCTGCCTTTAACGCCACACTTACCCTTCCGGGAATTGCCGGTATTGTGTTAACGATCGGTATGGCGGTGGATGCAAACGTATTGATATTCGACAGGATACGTGAAGAGATGAGGGGAGGTAAAACACTTCGCGCTGCTATTGATAACGGGTATGCTAATGCCATGAGTGCTATTGTGGATGCCAACGTGACTACTTTTTTCGTAGCGATTATACTCTACAGTTTTGGAGTCGGTCCGATTAAAGGTTTTGCAGTTACGTTAATGGCAGGTATTGTTTCTTCACTCTTTAGTGCAATTGTCATTACACGTGTGGTTGTTGATTACCTCACACGTGATAAAACCGCCGACGTTAACTTCGGTTAA